One Devosia lacusdianchii genomic window carries:
- the phoU gene encoding phosphate signaling complex protein PhoU, which produces MATEHIVSSYNDELVALAQTIAEMGGQVEVAIENGTKSLLKLDRELADVTIIADQRIDDMQRKIDDMAVSMIARRQPMASDLRAIITAIHVASDLERVGDMAKQLARRSLKLEGMSLQPTFYNGVKNMTALVLRQIKEALDAYSNRDSAAAIEVCNRDDEVDAMHTSLFRELLTYMMEDPRNITPCTHLLFCAKSLERIGDHATNIAERAYYLQTGKQLTADVQELHRTQIKA; this is translated from the coding sequence ATGGCTACCGAACACATCGTTTCGTCCTACAATGACGAGCTTGTTGCTCTCGCCCAGACCATCGCCGAAATGGGCGGGCAGGTCGAAGTCGCGATCGAGAACGGCACCAAATCCCTGCTCAAGCTCGACCGCGAGCTGGCCGACGTCACGATCATTGCCGACCAGCGGATCGACGACATGCAGCGCAAGATCGATGACATGGCCGTCTCGATGATCGCCCGCCGCCAGCCCATGGCGTCGGATCTGCGCGCCATCATCACCGCCATCCACGTCGCTTCCGATCTGGAACGCGTCGGCGACATGGCCAAGCAACTGGCGCGCCGCTCGCTCAAGCTCGAGGGCATGAGCCTGCAACCCACCTTCTACAACGGCGTCAAGAACATGACGGCGCTGGTGCTGCGGCAGATCAAGGAAGCGCTGGATGCCTATTCCAACCGCGATTCCGCCGCCGCTATCGAAGTGTGCAACCGCGACGACGAAGTCGATGCCATGCACACCTCGCTGTTCCGCGAACTCCTCACCTACATGATGGAAGATCCGCGCAACATCACGCCCTGCACGCATCTGCTGTTCTGCGCCAAGAGCCTCGAACGCATCGGCGACCACGCCACCAACATCGCCGAGCGCGCCTACTACTTGCAGACCGGCAAGCAGCTCACCGCCGACGTGCAGGAGCTGCACCGAACCCAGATCAAGGCCTAA
- the phoB gene encoding phosphate regulon transcriptional regulator PhoB, with protein MPATILVVEDEGDIAILLRYNLEAEGFRVVTAETGDEAQHAIQEKLPDLILLDWMLPEISGIELCRRLRAREETARVPIIMLTARGEEEERVRGLATGADDYVVKPFSVPELVARIHALLRRANPNLVTAALKVGDLELDRTTHRVRRANRDVHLGPTEYRLLEYLMRHPGRVYSREQLLDGVWGNDVYVDERTVDVHIGRLRRAINRGRESDPIRTVRGAGYAFDERFAQVA; from the coding sequence ATGCCCGCGACCATCCTCGTCGTTGAAGACGAAGGCGATATCGCCATCCTGCTGCGCTACAACCTCGAAGCCGAGGGCTTCCGCGTCGTCACCGCCGAAACCGGCGACGAGGCCCAGCACGCCATCCAGGAGAAGCTGCCCGATCTGATCCTGCTCGACTGGATGCTGCCGGAAATCTCGGGCATCGAACTCTGCCGCCGCCTGCGCGCCCGCGAGGAAACGGCCCGCGTGCCGATCATCATGCTCACCGCCCGCGGCGAGGAAGAAGAGCGCGTTCGTGGTCTTGCCACCGGCGCCGACGACTATGTGGTGAAGCCCTTCTCGGTGCCCGAACTGGTCGCCCGCATCCACGCCCTGCTCCGCCGTGCCAACCCGAACCTGGTCACCGCTGCCCTCAAGGTCGGCGACCTGGAGCTCGACCGCACCACCCACCGCGTACGCCGCGCCAACCGCGACGTCCACCTCGGCCCCACCGAATACCGCCTGCTCGAATATCTGATGCGCCATCCGGGCCGGGTATACTCCCGCGAACAACTGCTCGATGGCGTCTGGGGTAACGACGTTTACGTCGATGAGCGCACCGTCGACGTCCATATCGGCCGCCTGCGCCGCGCCATCAACCGCGGCCGCGAATCCGACCCCATCCGCACCGTCCGTGGCGCCGGCTACGCCTTCGACGAGAGATTTGCCCAGGTGGCTTGA